In Vicia villosa cultivar HV-30 ecotype Madison, WI linkage group LG7, Vvil1.0, whole genome shotgun sequence, the DNA window aaacaaatattaattaatattgttaacagtaaaataaattaaattaaattagatataaacatttatttaaaatctttaaattaaatttattaagttaaatataacgtTATTAGTaagttaaatttattaaatagtatattattttttattaaagtatAGTATTAAAAAAAGTTATGTAAATTAATATgcagtatataatatatatattaaaaaagttaCATTAAATCGTATATAATAgttgtatataattattaattaaatacaaaatataaaaagttGGATCTCTTAGCTTAGTGGGCAGGCGCTGTACCTTGTAGTTGAAGGGAGTGGGTTCAACTCCCACCTACAACATATTTTTAACATGTATTCTTATATTAACCTTAtattaatcaaaaataaaaataatataaaatacatgtggcattaaaattaacaaataaataaaataaaaagccacCTGGGCATCCacgtcattaaaaaaaataaaaaataaaaaaaatacaagccACGTCAGCTTTTTTGCTGACTGGATGGGATGaaggtaaaaaatgagagaattttgaaatgttaggggaattcttgcaactttttttttgcaggggggtttttcaaatgcgccctatatggcaggggggtttttcaaatgcgcCCTTTATCTATATCCAAATCGATCTTACCGAAGACTTCCTTATTCCACTTTTTGAGTATATCTTTTAGAATCCGGAGtttctctttcaaaacaaaatcgggtcttccttccactttcaaagacttccactccttttccacaaaaggtataaaagaatcgaaggaaaaccattcattattgaatttGAACGGTTTCGGACCCCAATTACATTTATCCGACATAATCCAAATAGGACAATGGTCCGAAATATCTCTATCGCCTATCAATTGACCAATTATGTCCCACCGATTCACCACCACGTTGGAAATTAAGAAACGGTCAATCCTACTCATAGACTTGCCATCACCACTATACCACGAAAATTTCTTCCCTTTACACGGAATGTCCACCAAGGAGCTCTTATGAATGAACTCGGCAAAAAATTCCGTCTCCTTCTTGTAGCTCCCTCCCACTCTCCCTTTACGTTCTCTAGCATTCTTTATAGCATTAAAGTCTCCCTCTAATATCCATTCCCCATCGGAGTAAATTCTCATCAAGTCTAACAATTTCTCCCACAAAACCTTCTTCTTAGACAAATCACAAGAAGAGTACACGTTAACCACATAATAAAAGTCCTCCTTCCAACAAACTTTTAACCCCAAATACCCGTCCCCCTTAAAACTAAACAAAACATCCATGATGTTTTTCTTCCACATCGTAATCAAACCACCCGACCTACCTTCCGAGTTGGCAAAGGAAAAACCAATCTCCGAGTGTCTCCAAAAACTATTAGCATAATCCTCCACCATATTGGAAATCTTAGTTTCTTGCAAAAGGAAAATATCCGCACAACCTTTGTTAATCAAGTAACTAATTCTCCTTCTTTTGAGCGCATTTGCTCTCCCTCTAATGTTCAAAGAACCAATAATCATTGAGACACTTTGTTATGCTCCTTCCTACACTCCAATGCTATATTGGTTCCCTTTCCCAAATCTACAATTCTCCTAGCAAGATTGTTCCTTCCATTCACATCCACCACCCCCAATGCCACAATCGCCTCCAATAATTTCTCTCCGACATCCCTTTTGAGAAAATCCCATTGTCTATTATTATTCCTAATTATGTCTGACTCCTCTTGTTGATTACCATAACACTTGGAAGATGCACCCACACTACTATCTTCAGCCACTGTGCCCCGCTGCCCAGCATTTTTAGACTCTATCCTATCACAAACAGTAACGATTTCTTTATTCCCAGCCTTGCCGCTACAAGACTTCTTGCCCACTTCATCCCTGAATCTGTACCTTATTTGCTTCCTTACAGATTTACATCCCCCACCTTCTATTGAGCAACCAACCTTGGACTGGGACGCCTCAGCCTGCACCTCCCCTCTGGCAACTAAAACAGGCGACAAAGCTGTCCCAGGAAAATCCGCACTGCCTGCCACCTTAATCTGCTCCAGCACTGTCCCGTTCGATCCAGCCCCCACATTATCCAACCGCAAGACAGCTGAGCCAAGCTCTGTTTCGATGCCCCTCACACAGTGAGAAACAGAATCGCAGCACTCATTAGAATTGCTTCCTCTAATCGGAACTCCACAAATAGATAACTGGGAACAGCCTCTAACATTCTCAATGGCCTTATCAAAAATACCTCTAACCGCAAGATTGTCTACTAGAGGAGCCTTCTTAACAGCCGGAATATT includes these proteins:
- the LOC131619476 gene encoding uncharacterized protein LOC131619476, with protein sequence MIIGSLNIRGRANALKRRRISYLINKGCADIFLLQETKISNMVEDYANSFWRHSEIGFSFANSEGRSGGLITMWKKNIMDVLFSFKGDGYLGLKVCWKEDFYYVVNVYSSCDLSKKKVLWEKLLDLMRIYSDGEWILEGDFNAIKNARERKGRVGGSYKKETEFFAEFIHKSSLVDIPCKGKKFSWYSGDGKSMSRIDRFLISNVVVNRWDIIGQLIGDRDISDHCPIWIMSDKCNWGPKPFKFNNEWWELNPLPSTTRYSACPLS